The genomic DNA CCGAATGGCCGAGGAACAGATAACCGCCGGGCTCCAGCATGCGGGCGAAGTTGCCGATGACCTGGGTTCGCCCGACGCGGTCGAAATAGATCAGCACGTTGCGGCAGAAGATCGCGTCGAACGGCCCCTTCATGGGCCAACGCTCCAGCAGGTTCAGCGGCTTGAAGGTGATCAGCCGCTTCAGCTCCTCCTCCATCGCCACCATCGGCTCGCCGCCCTCGCGCTGGCGCCGGGTGAAGCGGTCGCGCAGGGGGGCCGGGATGCTGTTCGCCAGATCGGCGGGATAGACGCCGCACCGGGCGGTGTCGACCATATGGGTGTCGATGTCGGTCGCCAGGATCTTCGCGTCCCAGCGCCGCAGCTCCGGCCCGAAGCTGGAGGCCAGAACCATGGCGATGGTGTAGGGCTCCTGCCCGGAGGAGCAGCCGGCGGACCAGATGCGCAGCCGCGGGTGGGAGGATTCCCCGGTGTGGCGGGCGCGCATCTCCGGCACCGCGGTCTTCGCCAGGAAGTCGAAATGGTGCGATTCGCGGAAGAAGCTGGTCAGGTTGGTGGTCAGGGCGTTGACCAGGAAGCCGACCTCGTTCGCTCCCTCCTCGCTCTCCAGCAGGGCGCAGTAAGTGTCGAAGTCGCTCAGGCGCAGGTCGCGCAGCCGCCGGGCGAGGCGGGAATAGACCATCTCGATCTTGTGCGGGGCCAGCGCGATCCCGGCGAGCTGGTAGAGCATGTGGGCGATGAAGTCGAAGTGCCGCCGCTCGAACGGGAACTCCCGCCGTCCCGACGTCGCCGCGGGGACGGCGCCGCGGTCGGTCGGGGCCGAGTCGGGGGCGGGGGAAGGGCTGGGGACGGTGGTCATGCCGCCCGTCCGCGGGACAGCTCGGACCCGCCGTGGGCGTGGCCGGCGTCCAGCGAGAAGAAGGCCATCTGCTGGCGCAACTGCCCGGCCTGCTCCTCCAGCGAGCGGGCGGCGGCGGTGCTCTCCTCGACCAGCGCGGCGTTCTTCTGGGTCATCTCGTCCATCTGGGCGACGGCGGTGTTGACCTCGTCCAGGCCGGACGCCTGCTCGGCGGTGGCGCGGGCGATCTCCGACACGAGGTCGGCGACCCGCGCGATGCCCGCCACGATGTCGGTCAGCGAGGAGCCGGCGGAGCGGACCAGCTCAACCCCGTCCTTGACCTGCGCCCCGCTGTCGAGGATCAGCGTCTTGATCTCCTTGGACGCCTGGGCGGAGCGCTGGGCGAGGTTGCGCACCTCCTGGGCCACCACGGCGAAGCCGCGCCCGGCGTCGCCGGCCCGCGCCGCCTCCACCGCCGCGTTCAGCGCCAGCAGGTTGGTCTGGAAGGCGATCTCGTCGATCACCCCGATGATGTCGGAAATCTTCTGCGACGAGCGCTCGATCCCACGCATCGCCTCCACGGCGCTGGCGGCGACCTGACCGCCCCTCTCGGCGGCGCGCCGGGCGTCGTTGGCGAAGGCGTTTACCTGCTGGGCGTTGTCGGCGTTGGAGCGGACGGTGGCCGCCAGCTCCTCCATGCTCGCCGCCGTCTCCTCCAGCGAGGAGGCCTGCTGCTCGGTGCGCTCGGACAGGTCGAGGCTGCCGTCGGCGATCTCGCGGCTGGCCGCGGCGATGGATTCGGCGGCGCCGTTGATTCGGCGGACGATCTCCGACAGCTTCTCCGCCGTGCCGTTGAAGTCGTCCTTCAGGCGCAGGAACACGCCCTCGTACGGCTTGTCGATGCGCCGCGACAGGTCGCCCTGGGACAGCGACTCCAGCATGGCGGCGAGATCCTCGGTCACGCCGGAGACGTTGCCGGCCAGCCGGTTCATGCCCTCGCTGACCAGCCGGAAGAAGCCGGACTTGCCGTCGAGCGCGATCCGCTGGGAGAAGTCGCCGCGCACGGCGCTGTCGACCATGCCGGCGATCTCCGCCTCGATGGACAGCTCGGCGGTGAGGTCGCGCCATTCGACGACGAGGCCCAGCTTCTCGCCATGGCGCCCGGCGACCGGGCTGGCGGTGATTTCGAAGCTGCGGCGGCCCGTC from Azospirillum brasilense includes the following:
- a CDS encoding CheR family methyltransferase; protein product: MTTVPSPSPAPDSAPTDRGAVPAATSGRREFPFERRHFDFIAHMLYQLAGIALAPHKIEMVYSRLARRLRDLRLSDFDTYCALLESEEGANEVGFLVNALTTNLTSFFRESHHFDFLAKTAVPEMRARHTGESSHPRLRIWSAGCSSGQEPYTIAMVLASSFGPELRRWDAKILATDIDTHMVDTARCGVYPADLANSIPAPLRDRFTRRQREGGEPMVAMEEELKRLITFKPLNLLERWPMKGPFDAIFCRNVLIYFDRVGRTQVIGNFARMLEPGGYLFLGHSESLYGVSDRFRQTGPTIYRRL